A genomic window from Streptomyces sp. NBC_00234 includes:
- a CDS encoding uroporphyrinogen-III synthase, which translates to MHDDAQHGPLAGFTVGVTAARRAEELGTLLQRRGAVVLHAPALRIVPLADDSELLAATKELIDDAPDVVIATTAIGFRGWVEAADGWGIGDALLDLLRGVELLARGPKVKGAIRAAGLTEAWSPGSESMAEVLDRLLGEGVAGRRVALQLHGEPLPGFVEALRAAGAEVVGVPVYRWMPPEDITPLDRMLDVTVARGLDALTFTSAPAAASFLSRAEVRGLLPEILSALRDDVITVCVGPVTALPLQAVGIDTFQPERFRLGPLVQLLCAQLPGKARPLPVAGHRIEIRGHAVLVDGALRPVPPAGMALLNALARRPGWVVARADLLRALPGSGSDEHAVETAMARLRSALGVPRLIQTVVKRGYRLALDPVADTKYVE; encoded by the coding sequence ATGCACGACGACGCACAGCACGGGCCCCTCGCGGGCTTCACGGTCGGGGTGACCGCCGCCCGTCGCGCCGAGGAACTCGGCACACTCCTCCAGCGCAGGGGCGCCGTGGTCCTGCACGCACCCGCCCTGCGCATCGTGCCCCTCGCGGACGACAGCGAACTCCTCGCCGCCACCAAGGAACTCATCGACGACGCACCCGATGTCGTGATCGCCACCACGGCGATCGGCTTCCGGGGCTGGGTGGAGGCCGCCGACGGCTGGGGCATCGGGGACGCCCTCCTCGACCTCCTGCGCGGCGTCGAACTGCTGGCACGCGGCCCCAAGGTCAAGGGCGCCATCCGGGCCGCCGGGCTCACCGAAGCATGGTCGCCCGGCTCCGAGTCGATGGCCGAGGTCCTGGACCGGCTGCTCGGCGAGGGCGTCGCCGGCCGCCGGGTCGCGCTCCAGCTGCACGGCGAACCACTGCCCGGCTTCGTCGAGGCGCTGCGCGCTGCGGGCGCCGAAGTCGTCGGCGTACCCGTCTACCGGTGGATGCCCCCCGAGGACATCACCCCGCTCGACCGGATGCTCGACGTCACCGTCGCCCGCGGACTGGACGCCCTCACCTTCACCAGCGCACCCGCCGCCGCCTCGTTCCTGAGCCGGGCCGAAGTCCGCGGCCTGCTCCCCGAGATCCTCTCCGCGCTCCGCGACGACGTCATCACGGTCTGCGTGGGCCCGGTGACCGCGCTGCCGCTCCAGGCCGTGGGCATCGACACGTTCCAGCCGGAACGCTTCCGGCTCGGCCCCCTCGTCCAGTTGCTCTGCGCCCAACTCCCCGGTAAGGCACGACCGCTGCCCGTCGCCGGTCACCGGATCGAGATCCGCGGCCACGCCGTGCTCGTCGACGGCGCCCTGCGCCCGGTGCCGCCCGCGGGCATGGCCCTGCTGAACGCCCTTGCCCGCAGGCCCGGCTGGGTGGTGGCCCGGGCGGACCTGCTGCGCGCGCTGCCCGGCAGCGGCAGCGACGAACACGCCGTGGAGACGGCGATGGCCCGGCTGCGCAGCGCACTTGGCGTGCCCCGGCTGATCCAGACGGTCGTCAAGCGGGGCTACCGGCTGGCGCTGGACCCGGTGGCCGACACGAAGTACGTGGAGTAG
- a CDS encoding bifunctional polysaccharide deacetylase/glycosyltransferase family 2 protein gives MRYLLPSLLLVALLAMLMLRGYVHSEILADHRIQPPAPTTQVPKNVLEGGPVIDARSATEPAKTLRIPDRKIVLTFDDGPDPVWTPRVLDALKKYDAHGVFFVTGTMASRYPELVQRMVDEGHEIGLHTFNHPDLSYQTPGRIDWELSQNQLVLAGAAGIRTSLFRPPYSSFSDAMDNKSWPVTQYIGSRGYLTVVNNTDSEDWKRPGVPAIIERATPKGGQGAIILMHDSGGDRSQTVAALGTFLPQMEQRGYEFTNLTAALGAPSAHTPATGFALLKGKAFVSAVSVSERITDVLVVGLAAIGGLVIARFGLMLLLSFLHARRVRRKDFSWGPPLARPVSVLVPAYNERECIAATVRSLVASDYPVEIIVIDDGSTDGTADIVQALRLPNVRVVRQRNAGKPAALNNGIAHARYDIVVMMDGDTVFEPSTVRELVQPFADPRVGAVAGNAKVGNRDSLIGAWQHIEYVMGFNLDRRMYDLLGCMPTIPGAVGAFRRDALDRVGGMSEDTLAEDTDVTMALHRDGWRVVYAENARAWTEAPESVQQLWSQRYRWSYGTMQAIWKHRRAVIERGPSGRFGRVGLPFVSLFMVVAPLLAPLIDVFLLYGLVFGPTGKTVAAWFGVLVVQAVCAAYAFRLDRERMVHLISLPLQQILYRQLMYVVLLQSWITALTGGRLRWQKLRRTGVVGTPGAQQSGRAVAGRDRRPVA, from the coding sequence ATGCGTTATCTGCTGCCCTCGCTCCTTCTTGTCGCTCTGCTCGCCATGCTCATGCTGCGTGGCTACGTACACAGTGAGATCCTCGCGGACCACCGGATCCAGCCGCCGGCGCCCACCACACAGGTGCCGAAGAACGTCCTGGAGGGCGGTCCGGTCATCGACGCCCGGTCCGCGACCGAGCCCGCCAAGACGCTCCGGATACCCGACCGCAAGATCGTCCTCACCTTCGACGACGGCCCCGACCCGGTCTGGACCCCGCGGGTCCTGGACGCCCTGAAGAAGTACGACGCACACGGCGTCTTCTTCGTCACCGGCACCATGGCCTCGCGCTACCCGGAACTCGTCCAGCGCATGGTCGACGAGGGCCACGAGATCGGACTGCACACCTTCAACCACCCCGACCTCTCCTACCAGACGCCCGGGCGCATCGACTGGGAGCTCTCCCAGAACCAGCTGGTGCTGGCGGGGGCGGCCGGTATCCGTACGTCCCTGTTCCGGCCGCCGTACTCCTCGTTCTCCGACGCGATGGACAACAAGTCCTGGCCCGTGACGCAGTACATCGGCAGCCGCGGCTATCTCACCGTCGTGAACAACACCGACAGCGAGGACTGGAAGCGCCCCGGCGTCCCCGCGATCATCGAGCGCGCCACGCCCAAGGGCGGACAGGGCGCCATCATCCTGATGCACGACTCCGGTGGCGACCGGTCCCAGACCGTGGCCGCCCTGGGCACGTTCCTGCCGCAGATGGAGCAGCGGGGCTACGAGTTCACCAACCTGACCGCGGCCCTCGGCGCCCCCAGCGCGCACACCCCGGCCACCGGATTCGCGCTGCTCAAGGGCAAGGCGTTCGTCTCCGCCGTCAGCGTCTCGGAGCGGATCACCGATGTGCTCGTGGTCGGTCTCGCCGCCATCGGCGGGCTGGTCATCGCCCGCTTCGGCCTGATGCTGCTGCTCTCGTTCCTGCACGCGAGGCGGGTGCGCAGGAAGGACTTCAGCTGGGGCCCGCCGCTCGCCCGGCCGGTTTCGGTGCTGGTTCCCGCCTACAACGAACGCGAATGCATCGCCGCCACCGTGCGCTCGCTGGTGGCCAGCGACTATCCGGTCGAGATCATCGTCATCGACGACGGTTCGACCGACGGAACGGCGGACATCGTCCAGGCGCTGCGTCTGCCGAACGTCCGGGTCGTCCGCCAGCGCAACGCGGGCAAGCCCGCCGCCCTCAACAACGGCATCGCCCACGCCCGTTACGACATCGTCGTGATGATGGACGGCGACACGGTCTTCGAACCCTCCACGGTCCGCGAGCTCGTCCAGCCGTTCGCCGACCCGCGCGTCGGCGCGGTCGCGGGCAACGCCAAGGTCGGCAACCGCGACTCGCTCATCGGCGCCTGGCAGCACATCGAGTACGTGATGGGCTTCAACCTGGACCGCAGGATGTACGACCTGCTGGGCTGCATGCCGACCATCCCCGGCGCCGTCGGAGCCTTCCGCCGCGACGCGCTGGACCGGGTCGGCGGCATGAGCGAGGACACCCTCGCCGAGGACACCGACGTCACCATGGCCCTGCACAGGGACGGCTGGCGCGTCGTGTACGCGGAGAACGCGCGGGCCTGGACCGAGGCGCCGGAGTCCGTGCAGCAGCTGTGGTCGCAGCGCTACCGGTGGTCCTACGGCACCATGCAGGCGATCTGGAAGCACCGCCGCGCCGTCATCGAGCGGGGCCCCTCGGGCCGCTTCGGACGGGTCGGGCTTCCCTTCGTCTCGCTCTTCATGGTCGTCGCCCCGCTGCTGGCCCCCCTCATCGACGTCTTCCTGCTGTACGGACTGGTCTTCGGCCCGACGGGGAAGACGGTCGCCGCCTGGTTCGGCGTCCTCGTGGTGCAGGCGGTCTGCGCCGCGTACGCCTTCCGGCTCGACCGGGAGCGCATGGTCCACCTGATCTCCCTGCCGCTCCAGCAGATCCTGTACCGCCAGCTCATGTACGTGGTGCTGCTCCAGTCGTGGATCACCGCTCTCACCGGCGGCCGGCTGCGCTGGCAGAAGCTGCGCCGCACGGGAGTGGTGGGCACGCCCGGCGCCCAGCAGAGCGGACGCGCGGTCGCCGGACGGGACCGGAGGCCCGTGGCATGA
- a CDS encoding LysR family transcriptional regulator encodes MATSDIDPRLLRAFLAVAEELHFTRAAARLYLAQQALSRDIRRLERELGAELFVRTTRQVSLTADGERLLPYARRVLDAQDGLAAAFGDPAARPLLVDLNTDGMTAARVLARARELAPECELMARFESGLTWAAGEVLAGRLDVSFGRAAGLDPAVRARLSVQPVRYEPMALLLPRDHPLAGREVVAMGELAGETVYAGAGNERTREWTDLARLLFDEWSVVLAAPVPLAVGVAEFQRVMAKSGNPVLAVVDFPPIPGTVVRPLVRPVPLSPLVMVWRDGLIHPGLSALRAAVAQLAEEEGWMVRPSGSWLPEIDASLMRHRS; translated from the coding sequence GTGGCGACCTCCGACATCGATCCCCGGCTCCTGCGCGCCTTCCTCGCGGTGGCCGAGGAGCTGCACTTCACCCGCGCAGCGGCCCGGCTCTACCTCGCCCAGCAGGCGCTGAGCAGGGACATCCGCCGGCTGGAGCGCGAGCTCGGCGCCGAGCTCTTCGTACGCACCACCCGGCAGGTCTCCCTGACCGCGGACGGTGAGCGGCTCCTCCCGTACGCCCGGCGGGTGCTGGACGCCCAGGACGGTCTGGCCGCCGCCTTCGGCGACCCGGCCGCCCGGCCGCTGCTCGTCGACCTCAACACCGACGGCATGACCGCGGCCCGGGTGCTGGCCCGTGCGCGGGAGCTGGCTCCGGAGTGCGAACTGATGGCCCGCTTCGAGAGCGGTCTGACCTGGGCGGCCGGTGAGGTGCTCGCCGGGCGGCTCGACGTCTCCTTCGGTCGGGCCGCCGGGCTCGACCCGGCGGTGCGCGCCCGGCTCTCCGTGCAGCCCGTGCGCTACGAGCCGATGGCCCTCCTGTTGCCCCGTGATCATCCACTCGCCGGACGCGAGGTCGTGGCGATGGGGGAGTTGGCCGGTGAAACCGTCTACGCGGGTGCGGGCAACGAGCGCACCCGTGAGTGGACGGACCTTGCGCGGCTGCTGTTCGACGAGTGGTCCGTCGTGCTCGCCGCGCCCGTCCCGCTCGCCGTCGGAGTGGCCGAATTCCAGAGGGTGATGGCCAAGTCGGGGAACCCCGTGCTCGCGGTCGTCGACTTTCCGCCGATACCCGGAACCGTGGTCCGCCCGCTGGTCCGGCCCGTACCGCTGTCGCCCCTCGTCATGGTCTGGCGCGACGGTCTGATTCACCCCGGTCTGTCCGCTCTGCGCGCAGCGGTCGCCCAACTGGCGGAGGAGGAGGGGTGGATGGTGCGTCCATCTGGATCTTGGCTGCCGGAAATCGATGCGTCACTGATGCGTCACCGTTCCTGA
- a CDS encoding GNAT family N-acetyltransferase, whose translation MDLRMDDARSEVTLTAGPLLLRPWRPEDAPALLGAYADPAMRRWAATRMADADDAAGWLAAQREGWVAGTRFGFAVTDTALGGELVGNVALKRAEPSSDTAEVGYWTTASARGRGVAPRALTALCDWAFATFAGDGLTRLELVHQADNEASCRVAEKCGFAPAGVLPAFPPAYPLAGHRHARSAAVEGISSADRRAGSAGTAGGRATPR comes from the coding sequence ATGGACTTACGCATGGACGACGCCCGGTCCGAGGTCACGCTCACCGCGGGCCCCCTCCTGCTGCGCCCCTGGCGGCCGGAGGACGCTCCCGCGCTGCTCGGGGCGTACGCCGACCCGGCGATGCGGCGGTGGGCGGCGACGCGGATGGCGGACGCCGACGACGCGGCCGGGTGGCTGGCGGCGCAGCGGGAGGGCTGGGTGGCAGGCACCCGGTTCGGTTTCGCGGTGACCGATACGGCGCTCGGCGGCGAACTGGTCGGCAACGTGGCGCTGAAACGCGCCGAACCGTCGTCGGACACGGCCGAGGTGGGCTACTGGACCACGGCGTCCGCGCGCGGGCGCGGGGTGGCTCCCAGGGCCCTCACGGCGCTCTGCGACTGGGCGTTCGCCACGTTCGCGGGGGACGGGCTCACGCGGCTGGAGCTGGTGCACCAGGCCGACAACGAAGCGTCGTGCCGGGTCGCGGAGAAGTGCGGTTTCGCGCCGGCCGGTGTCCTGCCGGCGTTTCCTCCCGCGTATCCGCTGGCCGGCCACCGCCACGCCAGGTCCGCGGCCGTCGAAGGGATCAGCTCGGCGGACCGTCGTGCAGGATCCGCTGGAACAGCCGGTGGTCGCGCCACTCCCCGTTGA
- the smpB gene encoding SsrA-binding protein SmpB — protein MAKEKDTGRKMIAQNKKARHDYHILDTYECGLVLMGTEVKSLRMGRASLVDGFVQIDGNEAWLHNIHVPEYVQGTWTNHTAKRKRKLLMHRAEIDKLASKSQESGHTIVPLALYFKDGRVKVEIALAKGKKEFDKRQTLREKQDTRETNRAISAARRRQRSA, from the coding sequence ATGGCCAAGGAAAAAGACACAGGGCGCAAGATGATCGCGCAGAACAAGAAGGCGCGGCACGACTACCACATCCTCGACACCTACGAGTGCGGCCTGGTGCTGATGGGCACCGAGGTCAAGTCACTGCGGATGGGCCGGGCCTCGCTGGTGGACGGCTTCGTCCAGATCGACGGCAACGAGGCATGGCTGCACAACATCCACGTCCCGGAGTACGTGCAGGGGACCTGGACCAACCACACGGCCAAGCGCAAGCGCAAGCTGCTGATGCACCGGGCCGAGATCGACAAGCTGGCGTCGAAGTCGCAGGAGTCGGGGCACACCATCGTGCCCCTCGCGCTGTACTTCAAGGACGGCCGCGTCAAGGTCGAGATCGCGCTCGCGAAGGGCAAGAAGGAGTTCGACAAGCGGCAGACGCTCCGCGAGAAGCAGGACACGAGGGAGACGAACCGTGCGATCTCGGCGGCCCGGCGACGTCAGCGCAGCGCCTGA
- a CDS encoding GNAT family N-acetyltransferase codes for MINDSHQLADGTTLRPASLDDAGSLAAALTRSRTYMRPWEPERTEVFYTAQGQTERLAGLLAERDAGRAVPWVIADEEDLAVGAFTLSSIERGPFRSGRLGYWIDVDRAGRGLATTAVGRICELARDGLGLHRVEAGTVVDNVASQRVLAKCGFEQFGTAPRFLHINGEWRDHRLFQRILHDGPPS; via the coding sequence ATGATCAACGACAGTCATCAGCTCGCCGATGGCACGACCCTGCGGCCCGCCTCCCTCGACGACGCCGGTTCCCTCGCCGCCGCGCTCACCCGCAGCCGTACGTACATGCGCCCCTGGGAGCCCGAGCGGACCGAGGTCTTCTACACCGCGCAGGGCCAGACGGAACGCCTCGCCGGGCTGCTGGCCGAGCGGGACGCCGGGCGCGCCGTGCCCTGGGTGATCGCCGACGAGGAGGACCTGGCGGTCGGCGCCTTCACGCTCTCCTCGATCGAACGTGGCCCGTTCCGCAGTGGCCGCCTCGGCTACTGGATCGATGTCGACCGGGCGGGCCGCGGACTCGCGACCACCGCCGTCGGCCGGATCTGCGAGCTCGCGCGGGACGGTCTCGGGCTGCACCGGGTCGAGGCCGGGACCGTCGTGGACAACGTCGCCTCGCAGCGGGTGCTCGCCAAGTGCGGCTTCGAGCAGTTCGGGACGGCCCCGCGCTTCCTCCACATCAACGGGGAGTGGCGCGACCACCGGCTGTTCCAGCGGATCCTGCACGACGGTCCGCCGAGCTGA
- a CDS encoding acyltransferase family protein, which produces MTYPNQPPFAEPAPGPWNIPQNPPPPPIPSGTQFPQARQPLPFQQVPHEAPAPGPDRDEPAKKPGRDRYLDLLRTVALVRVVVFHLFGWAWLTVLFPSMGVMFALAGSLMARSLARPAWSVVRDRLRRLLPPMWAFALVVVPVMFALSWKPVREEGLWWFVRLGCYLLPVGSPPFPEESGSTGGFLEVSWADQGVGPLWYIRAYLWFVIASPLLLRAFRKLPWVTLLAPIGLTAVLGTDLVTIPGATGEAILDFAVFGSCWILGFAHNDGLLKQVPRYLVVSSAAIVMGFGIWWASGHLTEEGWNLDEIPLAQATWSLGFCAILLVYAPSWKQLPGKLAGWDSVITLANNRAVTIYLWHNLLLMASAQLVDELWNVPWVGDHLDSYLESSYTVLTLIAVWPLLGLAILAVGWVEDVAARRRPRLWPNGTRKDPEKVPRARRDDGARAR; this is translated from the coding sequence ATGACCTATCCGAACCAGCCCCCGTTCGCCGAGCCGGCTCCCGGGCCATGGAACATCCCGCAGAACCCGCCGCCCCCGCCGATCCCGTCGGGCACGCAGTTCCCGCAGGCACGGCAGCCCCTGCCGTTCCAGCAGGTCCCGCACGAGGCTCCGGCCCCCGGGCCGGACCGGGACGAGCCGGCGAAGAAGCCCGGACGCGACCGCTATCTCGACCTGCTGCGCACCGTCGCCCTCGTCCGCGTCGTCGTCTTCCACCTCTTCGGCTGGGCCTGGCTGACCGTCCTCTTCCCGTCCATGGGCGTCATGTTCGCCCTGGCCGGTTCGCTGATGGCGCGCTCGCTGGCCCGGCCCGCGTGGAGCGTCGTGCGCGACAGGCTCCGCCGGCTGCTGCCGCCGATGTGGGCGTTCGCGCTCGTCGTCGTGCCGGTCATGTTCGCGCTCAGCTGGAAGCCCGTACGGGAGGAGGGGCTGTGGTGGTTCGTCCGGCTCGGCTGCTACCTCCTCCCGGTGGGCTCCCCGCCGTTCCCCGAGGAGAGCGGATCAACCGGCGGCTTCCTGGAAGTGTCCTGGGCCGACCAAGGCGTGGGGCCGCTCTGGTACATCAGGGCCTACCTCTGGTTCGTCATTGCCTCGCCCCTGCTGCTGCGCGCGTTCCGCAAACTGCCGTGGGTGACGCTGCTCGCTCCGATCGGCCTGACCGCCGTGCTCGGCACGGATCTGGTGACAATCCCCGGAGCCACCGGCGAGGCGATCCTCGACTTCGCTGTCTTCGGCTCCTGCTGGATCCTGGGATTCGCCCACAACGACGGCCTGCTGAAACAGGTTCCGCGCTACCTGGTCGTGTCGTCCGCAGCGATCGTCATGGGGTTCGGCATCTGGTGGGCGTCGGGCCACCTCACCGAGGAGGGCTGGAACCTCGACGAGATCCCGCTCGCCCAGGCCACCTGGTCCTTGGGCTTCTGCGCGATCCTCCTCGTGTACGCCCCGTCCTGGAAGCAGCTCCCGGGCAAGCTCGCCGGGTGGGACAGCGTGATCACCCTGGCCAACAACCGGGCCGTCACGATCTACCTGTGGCACAACCTGCTGCTGATGGCCAGCGCCCAGCTCGTCGACGAGCTGTGGAACGTCCCCTGGGTCGGCGACCACCTCGACTCGTACCTGGAGAGCTCCTACACCGTGCTCACACTGATCGCGGTCTGGCCTCTCCTGGGGCTCGCGATCCTCGCGGTCGGCTGGGTCGAGGACGTGGCGGCCAGACGCCGGCCGCGCCTGTGGCCGAACGGCACCCGCAAGGACCCGGAGAAGGTGCCGAGGGCCCGCCGGGACGACGGCGCACGCGCCCGCTGA
- a CDS encoding MFS transporter — MPPDTATGTAAPTERAGYGHAPASPVSRRPFAPYRQLLAAPGVRAFTAGNLLARLPMGMFSVSAVIMIAGAHGSYALAGAVTATGLAATAVVAPWTARLVDRYGQARVAVPATATAALGSLALVLCVHYDAPVWTLFASYAATATTPNTGGMSRARWAHLHRGDPAALHTANSFEQSADELCYMLGPVLAATLCGALFPEAGTLAGAVLMMTGVLVFAAQKATEPPVAPRTRTASPFRTAGMPALLAAFLATGAVFGAMEVASIAHAGGAILALQAAGSCAAGLLYGSLRPVADVRRRLLLCLTGMTALMSLPLLAAASTESRLVLAGCLLLAGAATAPTMVTGMTLVQRLTPEGQLNEGMTLAVTALLGGIAAGSAAGGWTVEHAGTVTAYAVPMGAAGLALVVAAAGVRRH, encoded by the coding sequence ATGCCTCCCGACACCGCCACCGGTACCGCCGCCCCGACAGAACGGGCCGGGTACGGCCACGCCCCGGCGTCCCCGGTGTCGCGGCGGCCGTTCGCACCGTACCGTCAGCTGCTCGCCGCCCCCGGCGTCCGCGCGTTCACCGCGGGCAATCTGCTGGCCCGGCTGCCCATGGGAATGTTCAGCGTCAGCGCGGTCATCATGATCGCCGGGGCGCACGGCTCGTACGCCCTGGCCGGCGCGGTCACCGCGACCGGTCTCGCCGCCACGGCCGTCGTCGCGCCCTGGACCGCACGGCTCGTCGACCGGTACGGCCAGGCCCGGGTCGCCGTACCGGCCACCGCGACCGCCGCGCTCGGCTCCCTCGCCCTGGTGCTCTGCGTCCATTACGACGCCCCGGTCTGGACGCTCTTCGCCTCCTACGCCGCGACGGCCACCACACCCAACACCGGCGGCATGTCGCGCGCCCGCTGGGCGCATCTGCACCGCGGCGATCCGGCCGCCCTGCACACCGCGAACAGTTTCGAGCAGTCCGCCGACGAGCTCTGCTACATGCTCGGCCCGGTCCTGGCCGCGACCCTCTGCGGCGCCCTCTTCCCCGAGGCCGGCACCCTCGCCGGCGCGGTCCTGATGATGACCGGTGTCCTGGTCTTCGCCGCCCAGAAGGCGACCGAGCCCCCGGTGGCGCCCCGTACCCGTACCGCTTCCCCGTTCCGTACCGCCGGAATGCCCGCCCTGCTCGCCGCCTTCCTCGCCACGGGCGCGGTGTTCGGCGCCATGGAGGTCGCGTCCATCGCCCACGCCGGAGGCGCGATCCTCGCCCTCCAGGCGGCCGGGTCCTGTGCCGCGGGCCTGCTGTACGGATCGCTGCGGCCCGTGGCGGACGTCCGGCGGCGGCTGCTGCTCTGCCTGACCGGAATGACGGCGCTGATGTCCCTGCCGCTGCTCGCCGCCGCCTCGACCGAGTCGCGGCTGGTGCTCGCGGGCTGCCTCCTGCTGGCGGGCGCCGCGACCGCGCCGACGATGGTCACCGGGATGACCCTGGTGCAGCGCCTCACTCCCGAAGGACAGCTGAACGAGGGCATGACGCTCGCGGTCACGGCCCTGCTCGGTGGCATAGCCGCCGGATCGGCGGCGGGCGGCTGGACGGTCGAGCACGCCGGGACGGTGACCGCCTATGCGGTCCCCATGGGCGCGGCGGGCCTGGCACTGGTCGTCGCGGCGGCCGGTGTCCGGCGGCACTAG
- a CDS encoding nitrate/nitrite transporter has protein sequence MAGRWIEQWEPEDETFWRETGERVARRNLWFSVFSEHIGFSIWTLWSVMVLFMGPEYGVDPAGKFFLISTATLVGALVRVPYTFAVARFGGRNWTVFSAVTLLLPTVAAFLVMEPGTSYGTFVLVAALAGIGGGNFASSMTNINAFFPLRKKGWALGLNAGGGNIGVPVVQLVGLLVIGTAGAAYPRIVLGAYIPLIVVAALCAAFRMDNLRPVQNDTGAARQAVRDPHTWIMAVLYIGTFGSFIGYSFAFGLVLQTQFGRTPLQAASLTFIGPLLGSLIRPAGGWLADRYGGARITLWNFAGMAGATGVVVYASGAESLGIFLIGFIALFVLTGLGNGSTYKMIPGIFHAKAISKGLRGEEAAAYGRRLSGAAMGLIGAVGALGGLAINLAFRQSFQTAGTGTAAFWSFLAFYAVCFGVTWAVYLRRAPAVATKPQLSYAEV, from the coding sequence ATGGCTGGCCGTTGGATCGAACAGTGGGAGCCGGAGGACGAGACCTTCTGGCGCGAGACGGGCGAACGCGTCGCGCGGCGGAATCTGTGGTTCTCCGTGTTCTCGGAGCACATCGGATTCTCCATCTGGACCCTGTGGTCGGTGATGGTCCTGTTCATGGGGCCGGAGTACGGGGTCGACCCGGCGGGGAAGTTCTTCCTGATCTCCACGGCCACCCTGGTCGGCGCCCTCGTCCGTGTCCCGTACACCTTCGCCGTCGCCCGGTTCGGCGGACGCAACTGGACCGTCTTCAGCGCGGTGACGCTGCTCCTGCCGACCGTCGCCGCGTTCCTGGTGATGGAACCGGGGACCTCGTACGGCACCTTCGTGCTGGTCGCCGCGCTCGCCGGCATCGGCGGCGGCAACTTCGCCTCGTCCATGACGAACATCAACGCCTTCTTCCCGCTGCGCAAGAAGGGCTGGGCGCTCGGGCTCAACGCGGGCGGCGGCAACATCGGCGTCCCCGTCGTCCAGCTCGTCGGACTGCTGGTGATCGGTACGGCCGGGGCCGCGTACCCGCGCATCGTGCTCGGTGCGTACATCCCGCTGATCGTCGTCGCCGCACTCTGCGCCGCCTTCCGCATGGACAACCTGCGGCCCGTGCAGAACGACACCGGCGCGGCCAGGCAGGCGGTGCGCGATCCGCACACCTGGATCATGGCGGTGCTCTACATCGGCACCTTCGGCTCCTTCATCGGCTACAGCTTCGCCTTCGGTCTCGTCCTGCAGACCCAGTTCGGCCGGACCCCGCTCCAGGCCGCCTCGCTCACCTTCATCGGCCCGCTGCTCGGCTCCCTGATCCGCCCCGCGGGCGGCTGGCTCGCGGACCGGTACGGCGGCGCCCGCATCACCCTGTGGAACTTCGCGGGGATGGCAGGGGCGACCGGAGTCGTCGTCTACGCCTCCGGCGCCGAGTCGCTCGGCATCTTCCTCATCGGCTTCATCGCGCTGTTCGTCCTGACCGGACTCGGCAACGGATCGACCTACAAGATGATCCCCGGGATCTTCCACGCCAAGGCCATCAGCAAGGGCCTGCGCGGCGAGGAGGCCGCGGCGTACGGGCGGCGCCTCTCGGGGGCGGCCATGGGACTCATCGGGGCCGTCGGGGCGCTCGGCGGGCTCGCGATCAACCTGGCGTTCCGGCAGTCCTTCCAGACGGCGGGCACCGGAACCGCCGCCTTCTGGTCCTTCCTCGCCTTCTACGCGGTGTGCTTCGGAGTCACCTGGGCGGTATACCTTCGCCGGGCCCCGGCGGTGGCCACGAAGCCGCAGCTCAGCTACGCCGAAGTGTGA